The Gammaproteobacteria bacterium genome has a segment encoding these proteins:
- a CDS encoding P-II family nitrogen regulator, translating into MKMITAIIKPFRLDDVRNALSEVGVNGMTVTEVKGFGRQRGHTELYRGAEYVVDFLPKAKIEVAVAEDLVERAVEAITAAARTGKVGDGKIFVTDLEQALRIRTGETGDGAL; encoded by the coding sequence ATGAAAATGATCACGGCGATCATCAAGCCCTTCCGGCTGGACGACGTCCGCAACGCCCTCAGCGAGGTCGGCGTCAACGGCATGACAGTGACCGAGGTGAAGGGTTTCGGCCGCCAGCGGGGGCACACCGAGCTGTATCGCGGCGCCGAGTACGTGGTGGATTTCCTGCCGAAGGCGAAGATCGAGGTCGCGGTAGCCGAGGACCTGGTGGAGCGCGCCGTCGAAGCGATCACTGCGGCGGCGCGGACCGGCAAGGTCGGTGACGGCAAGATCTTCGTGACCGACCTCGAGCAGGCCCTGCGGATCCGCACCGGCGAAACCGGCGACGGCGCCCTGTAG
- the dacB gene encoding D-alanyl-D-alanine carboxypeptidase/D-alanyl-D-alanine-endopeptidase, translated as MRFRPHWAAVMAVFLCLGAEAADTVQGLPETVVRALVKAKIPPASFSVQVQEIGADKPLLAYQADTPRNPASTIKLLTTFLGLEALGPTYVWKTTALSRAAPRGGVLDGDLYLKGYGDPYLVLERFWLLVRELRLRGVREIRGDLVIDNTFFDVGGARPGDFDGRPYSPYNLVPDALLVNFQSVNFMFRPDPAANRVEILADPLPANLRIRNQVQLVDGRCTGRSNRINFTVAENGGREEATFTGRFSRQCGEYRVARSLLTGPSYAYGLFRALWEESGGTIRGHMRVAPADPALKTLARLESVPLADVITGINKFSNNVMARHLLLTLGAERFGAPATVEKGQRAAAAELARLGLSFPELDIGNGAGLARETRISARSLTRVLLAAESSPFSVEFESSLALPGLDGTLRRRFRNEDFTEGMHLKTGTLNGVRALAGYVRTRSGRKFAVTMIQNANGWGDEAQAAMLRWVYQH; from the coding sequence ATGCGTTTCAGACCGCATTGGGCGGCCGTGATGGCCGTGTTCCTCTGCCTCGGCGCCGAGGCGGCGGATACGGTGCAGGGCCTGCCGGAGACGGTGGTCAGGGCGCTTGTGAAGGCGAAGATTCCGCCCGCGTCGTTCAGCGTACAGGTGCAGGAGATCGGCGCCGACAAGCCACTGCTGGCATACCAGGCGGATACGCCGCGCAATCCGGCGTCCACCATCAAGTTGCTGACGACCTTCCTCGGCCTCGAGGCGCTCGGCCCGACCTACGTCTGGAAAACCACCGCGCTGTCGCGGGCGGCGCCCCGCGGCGGCGTGCTCGATGGCGACCTCTACCTCAAGGGCTATGGCGACCCCTACCTGGTGCTCGAGCGGTTCTGGCTGCTGGTGCGCGAGCTGCGCCTGCGCGGCGTGCGCGAGATCCGCGGTGATCTCGTGATCGACAACACGTTCTTCGATGTCGGGGGTGCCCGCCCGGGCGATTTCGACGGCCGGCCCTACAGCCCCTACAACCTGGTTCCCGACGCGCTGCTGGTGAATTTCCAGTCGGTGAACTTCATGTTCCGGCCGGATCCCGCCGCGAATCGCGTGGAGATCCTGGCCGATCCGCTGCCGGCGAATCTCCGCATCCGCAACCAGGTGCAGCTGGTGGACGGGCGCTGTACCGGCCGCAGCAACCGCATCAATTTCACGGTGGCCGAGAATGGCGGGCGCGAGGAGGCGACCTTCACGGGACGATTCAGCCGCCAGTGCGGCGAGTACCGCGTGGCGCGCTCCCTGCTGACCGGGCCGTCTTACGCGTACGGGCTGTTTCGCGCGCTCTGGGAGGAGAGCGGCGGCACCATCCGTGGGCACATGCGGGTGGCGCCGGCAGACCCGGCCCTGAAGACCCTGGCACGGCTGGAGTCGGTACCGCTGGCCGACGTCATTACCGGCATCAACAAGTTCAGCAACAACGTCATGGCGCGGCACCTGTTGCTTACCCTCGGTGCCGAACGTTTCGGTGCGCCGGCCACGGTCGAGAAGGGCCAGCGGGCGGCCGCGGCCGAGCTGGCACGCCTGGGGTTGTCGTTCCCGGAGCTCGATATCGGCAATGGCGCGGGCCTCGCGCGGGAGACGCGCATTTCGGCCCGCAGCCTCACCCGCGTGCTGCTGGCCGCCGAATCGAGCCCGTTCAGCGTCGAGTTCGAGTCGTCACTGGCGCTGCCCGGCCTCGACGGCACGCTGCGCCGTCGTTTCCGTAACGAGGATTTCACCGAGGGCATGCACCTGAAGACGGGCACCCTGAACGGTGTGCGGGCGCTGGCGGGTTACGTGCGGACCCGGTCCGGGCGCAAATTCGCGGTTACGATGATCCAGAATGCGAACGGCTGGGGCGATGAGGCGCAGGCCGCCATGTTGCGCTGGGTATACCAGCACTAG